A DNA window from Nitrospira sp. contains the following coding sequences:
- a CDS encoding LysM domain-containing protein (MaGe:77309979), which yields MNQRYRSTLPFFILCMLAIGTFAIPVEESFAETAAPDVTEDAAVPEEDNESDANLVPLEPELTILPPELAESTSDSGGALETTAQDPSNAPMLYPSPIQSINDGITYNIPIVMDPTVQSHIRFFNTSIRSRFEQWLIRLSRYQPLVENIFSEFNIPSDLVYLSLVESGFNPYAFSRAKATGPWQFMKGTGKVYGLRIDNYVDERRDPIKSTVAAARYLRDLYDLFGTWPLAMAAYNAGEGKVMRALHKVQGETFSDISKTKLIRTETKQYVPRIMAATVIARNPDQYGFPQNSVAPHQFEEVLVNRPLHFRAIANTTGIPYEELRLLNPELRRDATPPGESAYHLKVPVGTSEKVVQLLDRVPSYKFPPLPAAKTQRAKADSKRWYRVRGGDTLEKVSKRFSIPMKTLKAKNNLTSPVIKAGELLNIAR from the coding sequence TTGAATCAGCGCTACCGCTCGACATTGCCATTTTTCATTCTCTGCATGCTTGCGATCGGAACATTCGCGATCCCAGTCGAGGAGAGCTTTGCCGAGACGGCAGCTCCGGATGTAACTGAGGATGCAGCGGTTCCAGAAGAGGACAACGAATCGGATGCCAACCTGGTTCCCCTTGAACCTGAATTGACCATTCTCCCTCCCGAGCTGGCTGAATCTACCTCGGATTCAGGAGGCGCACTCGAAACCACAGCGCAAGATCCATCAAACGCACCCATGCTCTACCCAAGCCCCATTCAATCCATCAATGACGGGATCACCTATAATATTCCCATCGTCATGGATCCTACCGTGCAGAGCCATATTCGCTTCTTCAATACGTCAATCCGGTCCCGCTTTGAACAATGGCTGATCCGGCTCAGCCGCTATCAGCCATTGGTTGAAAACATCTTCTCCGAATTCAACATTCCCAGCGATCTAGTCTATCTTTCGTTAGTCGAAAGCGGTTTCAATCCCTACGCCTTTTCCCGCGCGAAAGCGACCGGCCCCTGGCAGTTCATGAAGGGCACGGGAAAGGTCTATGGCCTCCGCATCGACAACTACGTGGATGAACGCCGCGACCCGATCAAGTCAACGGTCGCCGCCGCTCGCTATCTTCGCGATCTCTACGATCTGTTCGGAACCTGGCCGCTTGCCATGGCCGCCTACAATGCTGGCGAAGGCAAGGTCATGCGGGCGCTCCATAAGGTCCAGGGAGAAACCTTCTCCGATATCTCGAAAACAAAACTGATCCGCACCGAAACAAAACAATACGTACCCCGCATTATGGCCGCTACCGTTATTGCAAGAAATCCTGACCAATACGGATTCCCACAGAATTCCGTCGCGCCCCATCAGTTTGAAGAAGTGCTGGTCAATCGCCCGCTCCATTTCCGTGCGATCGCCAATACCACTGGCATCCCGTACGAAGAGCTACGGCTCCTGAATCCGGAACTCCGGCGCGATGCCACGCCACCAGGCGAATCGGCGTATCACCTCAAGGTCCCGGTAGGAACCAGTGAAAAAGTGGTTCAGCTTCTGGACCGCGTTCCCTCCTATAAGTTTCCTCCGCTCCCAGCAGCTAAAACGCAACGGGCCAAAGCCGACAGCAAGCGGTGGTATCGCGTACGCGGAGGGGACACGCTTGAGAAAGTCTCAAAGCGATTCAGCATCCCCATGAAGACGCTGAAGGCAAAGAACAACCTGACCAGCCCCGTAATTAAAGCCGGGGAGCTCTTAAACATCGCCCGCTAA
- a CDS encoding hypothetical protein (Evidence 5 : Unknown function; MaGe:77309980): MLLSRLSIRLWVVKKLNGLGVLLFEGAFSPWHGLSGFIMVTRPVFWEDVPSCDARRNFQRF, encoded by the coding sequence GTGTTGTTGAGTAGACTATCGATCAGGCTGTGGGTTGTCAAGAAATTGAACGGGTTAGGCGTTCTGCTCTTTGAAGGGGCCTTTTCGCCTTGGCATGGTTTATCAGGCTTTATTATGGTTACGAGGCCTGTGTTTTGGGAGGATGTGCCGAGTTGCGATGCGAGACGAAACTTCCAGCGATTTTGA
- a CDS encoding Serine-pyruvate aminotransferase (MaGe:77309981), translating into MLKRYLLAPGPTPVPPEVLLAMARPMIHHRAPEFDPIFAEVREGLKWLFQTRNDVLMLASSGTGGMEGSVSNFLSPGDKALCINGGKFGERWGKICKAFGVQVTEIKVEWGHAVDPKAVADALKADPSIKAVYVQASETSTGVSHDVKALGEIVKGYENTILVVDAITALGVFDIKTDAWGLDVVITGSQKALMLPPGMAFVSVSDKAWAVAEKAKNASFYFNFKKERENQAKNQTLFTPTVSLIIGLQEVFKIMKGEGLDKMFARQGQLAHAMREGLKAAGLAVFPKNSPSDALTAVCAPDGVDGQAIYKNLRVQYGITAAGGQDQLKGKVFRLSHMGYADRFDVITAVAATEMVLKGLGHSVKLGSGVGKAQEILMAK; encoded by the coding sequence ATGTTGAAGCGGTATTTGTTGGCTCCGGGACCTACGCCTGTGCCTCCGGAAGTGTTATTGGCGATGGCCCGTCCGATGATTCATCACCGGGCGCCTGAGTTCGATCCGATCTTCGCGGAAGTTCGTGAGGGGCTCAAGTGGCTGTTCCAGACCAGGAATGACGTGCTTATGCTGGCTTCTTCCGGCACAGGAGGCATGGAAGGGTCGGTGTCGAATTTCCTGTCTCCCGGCGACAAGGCCTTGTGTATCAATGGTGGGAAGTTCGGTGAACGGTGGGGCAAGATCTGTAAAGCGTTCGGCGTGCAGGTGACTGAGATAAAGGTCGAGTGGGGGCATGCGGTCGACCCGAAGGCCGTGGCGGATGCATTGAAGGCCGATCCTTCGATCAAGGCCGTGTATGTCCAAGCCAGTGAGACCTCGACCGGAGTATCTCACGATGTGAAAGCACTGGGAGAGATCGTCAAGGGATACGAGAATACGATTTTGGTCGTCGACGCGATTACCGCGCTCGGAGTGTTCGATATTAAGACCGATGCCTGGGGCCTGGACGTGGTCATTACCGGCTCGCAGAAGGCCCTCATGCTTCCTCCGGGGATGGCGTTCGTGAGCGTGAGCGACAAAGCCTGGGCAGTTGCGGAAAAAGCCAAGAATGCGTCGTTCTATTTCAATTTCAAGAAAGAGCGCGAGAACCAGGCTAAGAACCAAACCTTGTTTACACCGACGGTGTCGCTGATTATCGGCCTCCAAGAGGTCTTCAAAATTATGAAGGGCGAGGGGCTCGATAAGATGTTTGCCCGGCAAGGGCAATTGGCCCATGCCATGCGTGAAGGGTTGAAAGCCGCAGGGCTGGCGGTGTTCCCCAAGAATTCACCGAGCGATGCGTTGACCGCAGTGTGTGCGCCGGATGGTGTGGATGGGCAAGCCATCTATAAGAATCTTCGCGTGCAATACGGAATCACTGCGGCCGGTGGGCAGGATCAATTGAAGGGGAAGGTGTTCCGTCTCTCGCATATGGGCTATGCCGATCGGTTTGACGTGATCACGGCGGTGGCTGCGACAGAGATGGTCTTGAAAGGCCTTGGCCATTCTGTGAAGCTGGGCAGCGGCGTAGGCAAGGCGCAAGAAATTTTGATGGCCAAGTAG
- a CDS encoding D-3-phosphoglycerate dehydrogenase (MaGe:77309982), which translates to MSANTGLKILISDSLSTQGVELLQKAGFTVVVKSKMPKDELLKEIKDADGLIVRSGTKVTAELIEAAPKLKIVGRAGSGLDNVDTPAATKRGIVVMNTPGGNTVTTAEHTMSMICSMARRIPQATASVKAGKWEKDKFMGVELYNKVLGIVGVGQIGSHLTKMAQGIGMRVIAYDPYLAADRAEKMGVTMMELPDLFKSADIISVHTPLTPETKGIINAQAIATMKSGVMIVNCARGGIINEADLVEALKSKKVAAAAFDVFEEEPVKADNPLLALDNFICTPHIGAQTTEAQENVAVGIAEQVVDYFTKGVARGAVNIPSIAPELLPRLQPYLTLAEKLGSLQSQLSQGGIERVTVEYSGEVSTLSIAPLTIGVLKGLLTPIMENPVNYVNAPIVAKERGIEVKEVKSSDAGDFTSLIRVKVEAGKASHQVAGTLYNKKDARAVEIDSFKVEVVPEGHMLFIHNVDRPGVIGNVGHVLGENNINIVRMQCALEKRGGNALLIIGSDTVFPAAVLDKIKSSSNILSVKVANLS; encoded by the coding sequence ATGAGCGCGAATACCGGATTGAAGATTCTGATCAGCGATAGCTTGTCCACACAGGGTGTCGAACTTCTCCAAAAAGCGGGTTTCACGGTTGTGGTGAAATCCAAGATGCCGAAAGATGAGTTGCTCAAAGAGATTAAGGACGCCGATGGGCTGATCGTTCGGTCCGGTACCAAGGTCACTGCGGAGTTGATCGAGGCAGCCCCGAAGTTGAAAATCGTGGGGCGCGCTGGTTCCGGCCTCGACAATGTCGATACGCCCGCGGCGACTAAGCGCGGCATCGTTGTGATGAATACCCCAGGCGGGAATACCGTCACTACGGCCGAACATACGATGTCCATGATCTGTTCCATGGCTCGCCGGATTCCACAGGCCACGGCGTCCGTGAAGGCTGGCAAGTGGGAGAAGGATAAGTTCATGGGGGTCGAGCTCTATAATAAGGTGCTCGGCATTGTCGGTGTCGGCCAGATCGGCAGCCATTTGACGAAGATGGCGCAAGGAATCGGCATGCGGGTGATTGCGTACGATCCCTATTTGGCTGCGGATCGGGCGGAGAAAATGGGCGTGACGATGATGGAGTTGCCGGATCTGTTCAAGAGTGCCGATATCATTTCGGTCCACACGCCGTTAACGCCTGAAACCAAGGGGATTATCAACGCGCAGGCCATTGCGACGATGAAGTCCGGAGTCATGATTGTCAATTGCGCCCGCGGCGGCATCATCAACGAGGCCGATCTGGTCGAGGCGTTGAAGAGTAAGAAGGTGGCGGCTGCGGCGTTCGACGTATTTGAAGAAGAGCCGGTCAAGGCGGATAATCCTCTCCTGGCATTGGATAATTTCATCTGCACCCCGCATATCGGCGCCCAGACGACGGAAGCGCAGGAAAATGTCGCTGTGGGAATCGCCGAACAGGTCGTGGACTATTTCACAAAGGGTGTTGCCAGAGGCGCCGTGAACATTCCCTCCATTGCCCCGGAATTGTTGCCACGGTTGCAGCCGTATCTCACGTTAGCCGAAAAGCTGGGGTCGTTGCAGTCGCAGTTGTCCCAGGGCGGGATCGAGCGGGTGACGGTGGAATACAGTGGAGAGGTATCCACGCTCTCCATTGCGCCGCTGACAATCGGAGTGCTCAAGGGGCTGTTGACGCCGATCATGGAAAACCCGGTGAATTATGTGAACGCTCCGATCGTGGCGAAAGAGCGGGGCATTGAAGTGAAAGAGGTCAAGAGTTCGGATGCGGGTGACTTCACCAGCCTGATTCGCGTCAAGGTCGAGGCAGGAAAAGCCTCGCATCAGGTGGCGGGCACGTTGTACAACAAAAAAGATGCGCGAGCGGTCGAGATCGATAGTTTTAAGGTCGAAGTGGTCCCTGAAGGACACATGTTATTTATTCACAATGTCGATCGCCCCGGCGTCATTGGAAACGTCGGCCATGTGCTCGGCGAGAACAATATCAATATTGTGCGTATGCAGTGCGCGCTCGAAAAGCGCGGCGGGAATGCCTTGTTGATCATTGGGTCGGATACGGTATTCCCTGCGGCCGTGCTGGATAAGATCAAGTCCAGCTCCAATATCCTGTCGGTCAAAGTAGCAAATCTCTCCTAA
- a CDS encoding ATP phosphoribosyltransferase regulatory subunit (MaGe:77309983) produces the protein MPPASSKTRIGLGQTSPLPLQDRSLVPSGMATILPAVAKQVRVLESQLLERLTRRGYDEIILPTFEYLDVLTPGLEPELIEKCYTFADRTTGRVLLLRPDATAQIARTVAMGMMGTQLPVRVSYRTSVFRYEPEHAGRDREIFQVGAEYIGADDAAADSEMLILMIECLKQVGLRSFKISLGHVGFFKGLLVRAGLSPSGQKRAEQAAARKDLPRLQEILAGEQVTARQAATILEAPELCGQAEVLDRGRILAKGDKFATQALIRLAAVYRLLCHAGHQDVLFLDLGEFRGFDYYDGIVFDVFAEGVGVELGGGGRYDHLIGRFGRNIPSTGFAFNVDRLFRGLQVQSSASIVRGDVSSRIQKGSKRTS, from the coding sequence ATGCCTCCTGCTTCTTCCAAGACGCGCATTGGTCTCGGACAGACCTCTCCCTTGCCTTTGCAAGATCGGTCGCTGGTCCCATCCGGGATGGCGACCATTTTGCCTGCTGTCGCAAAGCAAGTCAGAGTGCTTGAGTCGCAGCTGCTCGAACGTCTGACCCGCCGTGGGTATGACGAGATTATTCTACCGACATTCGAATATCTTGATGTGCTGACTCCCGGGCTGGAGCCCGAGCTGATCGAGAAGTGCTACACGTTTGCCGACCGCACTACCGGCCGGGTTCTTCTCCTGCGGCCGGACGCGACCGCTCAGATCGCTCGAACCGTGGCAATGGGCATGATGGGGACGCAGTTGCCGGTGCGCGTGTCCTATCGCACCTCCGTGTTTCGGTATGAGCCGGAGCACGCTGGGCGTGATCGGGAAATTTTTCAAGTCGGCGCAGAGTATATCGGAGCGGATGATGCCGCTGCCGACAGCGAGATGCTGATCCTGATGATCGAGTGCTTGAAGCAGGTCGGCCTCAGATCCTTTAAAATTTCACTGGGGCATGTGGGATTTTTTAAAGGGTTGCTGGTTAGAGCAGGGCTGTCTCCAAGCGGGCAAAAGCGAGCAGAGCAGGCGGCGGCTCGTAAAGATCTTCCGCGTCTACAGGAAATTCTTGCCGGTGAACAGGTGACCGCGCGTCAGGCCGCGACCATTTTAGAGGCGCCTGAGTTGTGTGGGCAGGCTGAAGTATTAGACCGAGGTCGAATCCTTGCCAAAGGCGATAAGTTTGCGACGCAGGCGCTGATTCGGCTCGCGGCGGTCTATCGGCTGTTATGTCACGCCGGCCATCAGGATGTGCTCTTTCTGGATCTCGGCGAGTTTCGCGGGTTCGATTACTACGATGGCATCGTGTTCGATGTGTTTGCTGAAGGAGTCGGCGTCGAATTGGGGGGTGGCGGACGCTATGACCACCTCATCGGCCGGTTTGGGCGAAATATTCCTTCCACAGGGTTTGCCTTCAACGTCGATCGCCTATTTCGCGGACTACAAGTACAGTCTTCTGCAAGTATCGTAAGAGGTGATGTGTCCAGTCGGATCCAGAAGGGATCCAAGAGGACGTCATGA
- a CDS encoding Replicative DNA helicase (MaGe:77309984): protein MKPFATVDLSQPKLPPQNLEAEQSVLGAILLDNLAMPKAMELLVEENFYRTAHRKVFRAMLDLSDVGEVIDQITLTERLKSKGELESIGGAAFLAELVQSVSSSANIRYHCKIVRDKAVARELIHTSTEVLTRGYEGTTSIDDLLDFAERSVFSIAQGKLERAFTPINDIIKESLDLVDKLSKRKEHVTGVPTGYYDLDDLTAGLQPSDLVIVAARPSMGKTSLALGFATHAAIHAKAVVGIFSLEMSKPQIVLRMLSSEARVDSHGLRTGKLQKEDWWRLAEAAGRLEQAPIFIDDTGGITVQQMRGKARRLKAEKGLDLLIVDYLQLMQGRSDSESRQQEISDISRSLKALAKELNVPVVALSQLSRAVEARKPPIPMLADLRESGAIEQDADVVMFIYREEVYDQNSERKGIADIIVSKHRNGPIGKRDLFFHDRFAKFESLDNRES, encoded by the coding sequence ATGAAGCCGTTTGCGACCGTCGATCTGTCTCAGCCGAAATTGCCTCCGCAGAATCTTGAAGCGGAACAGTCCGTGCTAGGCGCCATTCTGCTGGATAATCTGGCCATGCCGAAGGCGATGGAATTGCTGGTCGAGGAGAATTTCTATCGTACGGCCCATCGCAAAGTATTTCGCGCCATGCTCGATCTGTCGGATGTCGGTGAAGTCATCGACCAGATCACCCTGACTGAACGGTTGAAATCCAAGGGGGAACTGGAATCGATCGGCGGCGCAGCGTTTCTCGCTGAGTTGGTCCAGTCAGTATCCAGTTCCGCGAACATCCGGTATCACTGCAAGATTGTGCGTGACAAAGCGGTGGCGCGCGAGCTGATTCATACCTCGACGGAAGTGCTGACGAGGGGGTATGAAGGAACGACATCCATCGACGATCTGCTCGACTTTGCCGAGCGTTCGGTGTTCAGCATTGCCCAGGGGAAGCTTGAACGAGCGTTCACGCCGATCAACGACATCATCAAGGAAAGTCTCGATCTTGTCGACAAACTGTCGAAGCGGAAAGAGCATGTCACGGGGGTTCCGACGGGGTATTACGATCTCGACGATCTGACCGCCGGGCTTCAGCCGTCCGACCTTGTGATCGTCGCGGCCCGTCCCAGTATGGGGAAGACCAGCCTGGCCTTGGGGTTTGCGACGCATGCCGCGATCCACGCTAAGGCGGTGGTCGGCATATTCAGTCTCGAAATGTCCAAGCCGCAAATCGTGCTGCGTATGTTGAGCTCGGAGGCGCGAGTCGATTCGCACGGACTTCGGACGGGAAAATTGCAAAAGGAAGATTGGTGGAGGCTGGCCGAAGCAGCAGGGCGGCTGGAGCAAGCGCCGATTTTTATCGATGACACCGGCGGGATCACGGTACAGCAGATGCGCGGGAAAGCCCGCCGCCTCAAGGCGGAGAAGGGGCTGGATCTTCTGATCGTCGACTATTTGCAGCTCATGCAAGGACGGAGCGATTCGGAGTCGCGACAGCAGGAAATCTCCGATATTTCCCGGTCGCTCAAGGCCTTGGCGAAAGAGCTGAATGTGCCGGTCGTGGCGCTCTCACAGCTCAGCCGGGCGGTTGAAGCGCGAAAGCCGCCGATTCCCATGCTGGCCGACTTGCGTGAGTCTGGCGCGATCGAGCAGGACGCCGACGTGGTGATGTTCATCTATCGCGAAGAAGTCTACGACCAGAATTCCGAGCGAAAAGGCATCGCCGATATTATCGTGAGCAAACATCGCAATGGACCGATCGGGAAGCGAGATCTTTTTTTTCACGATCGGTTTGCGAAGTTTGAAAGCCTCGACAACCGCGAATCCTGA
- a CDS encoding TPRREGION domain-containing protein (MaGe:77309985), which produces MVVACAAAPHPQEAAPAGTTPKKPAVAQAVDASASYHFMLGYQAELAQDHDRAIQEYRAVLKTDPNSRSVKARLAGIYFNLGDMANAARYAEEVGEGSGQDAQQLTQMAGILASAGKPDRALRLLDLAIERDPGQGDAYFPKAIILVNQKRLAEAEQTAKQGLKVSPESPIGHYYLGRIFLESGKQDEALASFERAIASNAAFEPAYLAQASLYEIRQEREKAIAVLKRYLERVNPNNKDIRQHLIQLYVNTKDYAGGLAELDKMLAEDPGDLDVQLRMALIYGEKKEFPKAIELLQAVLKARPAELKVRDYLGYLYEETKEFPKAAETYQFNIQLDPSYADSHMHLGVLQYRLKAYPAAITHLAESTRINPKQPESFIVLGLAYLQTEQFEKSSSTFEEGIRQHPKNADLHFNLGTAYDKLNRFDDVVKSMELALSLDPHHADALNYLGYSYAERGIKMEQALSLTKQAVALKPDNGYYVDSLGWAFYKLGKFNEALTEIKRAAALVGDDPVIYEHLGDIYVKQQKLSEAKEAWLHSLELDPSNEKLFQRFREQGLGDPASEERIQQAKRRVSEKRQSLQAAP; this is translated from the coding sequence GTGGTGGTGGCTTGTGCGGCAGCGCCACATCCTCAGGAAGCGGCGCCAGCTGGGACAACACCGAAAAAACCGGCTGTGGCTCAGGCTGTGGATGCGTCAGCATCGTATCATTTCATGCTGGGATACCAAGCTGAGTTGGCCCAAGACCATGACCGGGCGATTCAGGAATATCGCGCGGTCTTGAAGACCGATCCGAACTCGCGTTCCGTCAAGGCCCGATTGGCCGGGATCTATTTCAATTTAGGCGACATGGCCAATGCCGCCCGCTATGCGGAAGAAGTTGGCGAAGGTAGCGGCCAGGACGCGCAGCAACTGACGCAGATGGCGGGCATTCTCGCCAGTGCTGGCAAGCCGGATCGAGCGCTTCGATTATTAGATCTGGCGATTGAGCGTGATCCAGGGCAAGGCGATGCCTATTTTCCCAAAGCGATTATCCTCGTCAATCAGAAGCGGCTGGCCGAGGCCGAGCAGACGGCGAAACAAGGATTAAAAGTTTCGCCGGAGTCCCCAATCGGCCACTACTATCTCGGCAGAATTTTTCTCGAATCGGGCAAGCAGGACGAGGCGTTGGCAAGTTTCGAGCGGGCCATCGCGAGCAATGCGGCGTTTGAACCGGCTTATCTTGCGCAAGCGTCGCTGTATGAAATCCGTCAGGAGCGAGAAAAAGCGATTGCGGTGCTCAAACGATATCTTGAGCGGGTAAATCCCAATAATAAGGATATCCGGCAACATTTGATTCAGCTCTACGTCAATACTAAGGATTATGCCGGCGGCCTCGCGGAACTCGACAAGATGCTGGCTGAAGACCCTGGCGATCTCGATGTGCAGCTGCGGATGGCACTGATCTACGGAGAGAAAAAGGAGTTTCCTAAAGCTATTGAGCTTCTTCAGGCGGTGCTCAAAGCGCGGCCTGCCGAGCTCAAAGTACGAGACTATCTTGGGTATCTCTATGAAGAAACCAAGGAGTTTCCCAAAGCGGCGGAAACCTATCAGTTTAATATTCAGCTTGATCCTTCGTATGCGGACAGCCATATGCATCTTGGTGTCTTGCAGTATCGTCTCAAAGCCTATCCTGCTGCGATCACGCATTTGGCTGAGTCGACGCGGATCAATCCCAAGCAACCGGAGTCGTTTATTGTGCTGGGGCTGGCGTATCTCCAGACTGAGCAGTTTGAAAAATCTTCGAGCACGTTTGAAGAGGGAATTCGCCAGCACCCGAAGAACGCAGATCTGCACTTCAACCTTGGAACGGCCTACGATAAGCTCAATCGCTTCGACGACGTGGTGAAGTCGATGGAGTTAGCCTTGAGTCTGGACCCGCACCACGCCGATGCGTTGAATTATCTTGGCTATAGCTATGCGGAGCGCGGCATTAAGATGGAGCAGGCCTTGTCGCTGACCAAGCAGGCTGTGGCGCTCAAACCGGACAATGGGTATTACGTCGATAGTCTCGGCTGGGCCTTTTATAAGCTAGGGAAATTCAATGAGGCGCTCACTGAGATTAAGCGCGCGGCTGCGCTAGTGGGCGACGATCCAGTGATCTATGAGCATCTTGGCGATATTTATGTGAAGCAGCAGAAGCTATCCGAGGCAAAGGAAGCCTGGCTTCATTCACTAGAGCTCGATCCTTCAAACGAAAAGCTGTTTCAACGGTTCCGCGAGCAGGGTCTTGGCGATCCTGCCAGCGAAGAGCGTATCCAACAAGCTAAACGTCGCGTATCGGAGAAGAGACAATCTCTGCAGGCCGCCCCCTGA
- a CDS encoding hypothetical protein (Evidence 5 : Unknown function; MaGe:77309986), with protein sequence MMPQDPWFYANEVRNGADVLAWHANSWISSGAGLGGCLMRQVGGHFYYSICTSATMETL encoded by the coding sequence GTGATGCCTCAGGACCCCTGGTTTTATGCAAACGAGGTCCGCAATGGAGCGGATGTGCTCGCCTGGCACGCCAATAGTTGGATAAGTAGCGGCGCAGGCCTCGGCGGTTGTCTCATGCGTCAGGTCGGTGGACATTTCTACTATTCCATTTGCACATCCGCTACAATGGAGACATTGTGA
- a CDS encoding hypothetical protein (Evidence 4 : Unknown function but conserved in other organisms; MaGe:77309987) — protein MKLGSFEAIVRALNDASVRYLVAGGLAVNAHGYLRFTKDVDFVIQLIPDNVARAFVALGTLGYLPVAPVTVEQFADRATREGWIREKNMQVLQLWSDRHRETSIDIFVHEPFPFEEEYAKALLKPLYGTIEVRFVSIPTLIVMKEVAGREQDRIDIEHLRMRLEDDAR, from the coding sequence GTGAAGCTTGGCAGTTTCGAAGCCATCGTTCGAGCGCTCAACGACGCCAGCGTCCGATATCTCGTCGCCGGTGGGCTTGCGGTGAATGCCCATGGTTATCTGCGTTTTACCAAGGATGTCGACTTTGTTATCCAGTTGATTCCGGACAACGTCGCTCGGGCATTTGTCGCGCTCGGAACACTTGGATATCTGCCGGTCGCGCCAGTCACAGTTGAGCAATTTGCCGATCGAGCGACGCGTGAGGGCTGGATACGCGAGAAGAACATGCAGGTCTTGCAACTCTGGAGCGACCGTCATCGTGAAACATCCATTGACATTTTCGTCCATGAGCCTTTTCCGTTTGAGGAGGAATACGCCAAAGCGTTGCTCAAGCCCTTGTATGGGACCATTGAAGTTCGGTTTGTCAGTATTCCTACGCTGATTGTCATGAAGGAAGTGGCAGGCCGAGAGCAGGATCGGATCGATATCGAACACTTGCGCATGAGGCTGGAAGATGATGCCAGATAA
- a CDS encoding hypothetical protein (Evidence 5 : Unknown function; MaGe:77309988), translating into MMPDNKPPLSEFDWRITSFEGARREQLNRWAHLPLEQILLAIEEMQDIAQAFGTAPADGYEVHR; encoded by the coding sequence ATGATGCCAGATAATAAGCCGCCTCTGTCGGAATTCGACTGGCGTATAACCAGCTTCGAGGGCGCGCGCCGCGAGCAACTCAACCGTTGGGCGCACTTGCCGTTAGAGCAGATTCTACTGGCCATCGAGGAAATGCAGGACATCGCTCAGGCCTTTGGGACAGCGCCAGCTGATGGGTATGAGGTGCATCGCTAG
- a CDS encoding Putative Type IV pilin PilA (Evidence 3 : Putative function from multiple computational evidences; MaGe:77309989), with translation MFKALRKQEGFTLIELMIVVAIIGILAAIAIPNFLQYQMKSRQSEAKTNLMAIKTSNVAWQGERGCYASVTVWPVAAAPSATLNSTPVTWFPGGAGPLVTTPAAPGWCINPGGASVATFADIGFQPAGNVIYQYAADTYAAAHTSCMGPTLTPAALITPATGVSAGVTAGGFRATATANLDGASAPVFSVWSSADSTGSQDCTPGVF, from the coding sequence ATGTTTAAGGCATTGCGTAAACAAGAGGGTTTTACCCTCATCGAGTTGATGATCGTTGTGGCGATCATCGGCATCTTGGCGGCCATCGCCATTCCGAACTTCCTGCAGTATCAGATGAAGTCGCGGCAGTCTGAGGCCAAGACGAACCTGATGGCCATCAAGACGTCTAACGTGGCTTGGCAAGGTGAGCGTGGCTGTTACGCGAGCGTTACCGTTTGGCCTGTAGCAGCAGCGCCGTCAGCGACTTTAAATTCTACGCCTGTGACCTGGTTCCCAGGTGGGGCGGGCCCTCTTGTCACGACTCCGGCCGCTCCTGGTTGGTGCATTAACCCCGGTGGCGCCAGTGTCGCGACCTTTGCGGATATTGGCTTCCAGCCAGCCGGCAACGTCATATATCAGTATGCAGCTGATACTTATGCTGCAGCCCATACGTCGTGCATGGGACCAACTTTGACCCCTGCGGCGTTGATCACTCCAGCGACGGGAGTTTCTGCGGGTGTGACTGCAGGCGGGTTCAGAGCGACGGCTACAGCTAACTTGGATGGAGCTTCTGCTCCCGTTTTCTCTGTCTGGTCATCGGCCGATAGCACAGGCTCGCAAGACTGCACACCAGGTGTGTTCTAA